The segment ATAAATAATTACGAGGGCTTTTAAAATACAGATTTTCAGCAAAATTGATTTCTAATTATTGCTATTATCATAAAGGTGTGACCAATTTATCAGGGATCATAAAAATTGCCAACTAGAATATGCGATTTGCCGGGGACTTCATCCCccaaatataacatttataattaaaaaaattctttgatataaataaattgaattgtatGTAAAATCACTAAAATATtactgaataataaaatttattataattagatcctataaaaaatcatgtttttGATAAggttttatacaattttttcttaaaaataatatttctaatctATATAGGAATACagaaaatgcacaattccatATTACAAAATGCATCATTTGCATGATTTGACCATAATTTATGctgaatttatattgatttgatcACAGAAATTACATACTTTAAGCAtagaatttacatgatttggtTAATGAATTTACTacttaaattacaattattaatattagttgcatttatatgaatttgattttaataatattttattaaattattaaatcaaatataaaaatgaaaaaaaatccttaGTATCAATGTGAttataattagccaataatataaattaattcttatgatttaaaataatgatgtaAGTTGTAATAAGTGTTTTAAAGTTAATAcagctacaaaaaaaatgaaatcttataaaaattaatattcaagtagaatcaacccgcctgaacaactttcaattaataaatgaagttgatttcatttgtccaaagtagatatattacgctctaaattaaaaaaacagaaaagagagttaatatcattaagaaaaatgcaattttctttaagcactacacctacattcatgaaaattaatattcaagtggtttcaacccacctgaacaatttttaattaataaatgaagttgattttATTTGTCCAAAGTAaagatattacgctctaaattaaaaaaaaaacagaaaagagagttaatatcattaagaaaatgcaattttctctaagtactacacctacattcatgaaaattaatattcaagtagaatCAACCCACCTGAAcaacattcaattaataaataaagttgatttcatttgtccaaagtggatatattacgctctaaattaaaaaaacagaaaagatagagagttaatatcatcaagaaaaatgcaatcttctctaagcactacacctatattcatgaaaattaatattcaagtagaatCAACCcacctgaacaactttcaattaataaatgaagttgattttatttgtccaaagtggagatattacgctctaaattaaaaaaaaaacagaaaagagagttaatatcatcaagaaaaatgcaatcttctctaagcactacacctatgttcgtgaaaattaatattcaagcaGAATCAACCcacctgaacaactttcaattaataaatgaagttgatttcatttgtccaaagtggagatattacgctctaattaaaaaaaaacagaaaagagagttaatatcatcaagaaaaatgcaatcttctctaagcactacacctatattcatgaaaattaatattcaagaagAATCAACCCACCTGaaaaactttcaattaataaatgaagttgatttcatttgtccaaagtggagatattatgctctaaattaaaaaaaacagaaaagagagttaatatcatcaagaaaaatgcaatcttctctaagcactacacctatattcatgaaaattaatattcaagtagaatcaacctgcctgaacaacattcaattaataaatgaagttgatttcatttgtccaaagtggagatattacgctctaaattaaaaaaaaacagaaaagagagttaatatcatcaagaaaaatgcaatcttcCCTAAGCACTACatctacattcatgaaaattaatattcaagtgctTTTAACccgcctgaacaactttcaattaataaataaagttgatttcatttgtccaaagtggagATTATAGTGTGTTTGGAAAaagaagtttaatttaaaaaaattttatataaaaaaaaatgtaatataaaaattaagaactgagttgacaaaaatttgaaataacatgaattttaaattaattctttcattaattataaattcaagtagtttaaaaataaaaatagtaaaaaaaaatattttttatgaaatatcacagtattttttaaaagaaatacacttataattttaatttgtaattatgtaatatccaaatatttaatcttacaaatagaaaaaaatgtaaaaaaaattttatgatgtttttataaaaaaagaaaaaattttaaatttttgaaaaaaaatttcgtctaacacttttttaattgattatcacaAGATCTGCATGATCATCTAtacgtttttaatttttttaacttatttatttcttaaataaggGGGACTTCGTCCCCCAAGCATATCATTTGTTCATATATgccaatttttggaattagcaCTTTTTGATTCTAAAAAACAAACTTTACCTAATTACTGGttgcacaaaataataatctatgaataaaattgttaatcatattttttttaatacaccattattaaaatttaaataatcattataaaattcttggaACAAAATTGCAAATAACTTGATGTCTATGTAAGATAAATggatgaatttatattcatccaaaagagaaaaattaagACCTATCTAATGAatccaaaaacaaatgaatTGATTCACTGGTTGCTGAGCAAATgcattcaatatatttttttttaatttttatctttgatTGTTGATATCACCATGCCTAGTAATGCTAAAATAAAGTACATTCTTACCTTTCAAAtgagtttaaaattatttgattagcATATGTGAATGCCAAGATATTAATGAACTTGTTAATTGCATAAACTGATTatttcttatcaaaaaaaaaattttagaatcttattaacttaaaaaaaataaaaaatcttatattaaagcttatatttttaatattttatataaaaaaaagtagggaactgaagttaaaataaataaaaaaaataattttttcttatgaataataatttttttttttacttactgtTTAAAATAAccactttatatatttattaattttttttaacaaaaaagtgattgaaaagtgattgaaaaaaagaattggttATTATCTttgtttttgaatataataaaaaaaatttttttattttctgataaaTTTGGATTATCTGAACATataacacatatttaatttaggtttataaaagttaaatggataaaattttatgaaaaatttaattttggatTAACTTTACTAACTGAAAGTTTCTTGAAGTTAAATCAGATGACCTTTGattaaatatgtattaaattttttgtgaagtttaaaaattgataagtattgaataaaaagtaaaataattctacaaaaaataatatagcaTTGAACAATACAATGAGCAATTCTTGAGTGAATAATGTTCAGTAAATGTCAATAATCagtacataatattattttgcgTATTGTTTAAAGCTCCTGGCCAAATGgttccaatttttattttttttgataatgtgTCAAAATAACTCGCCATCTATCGATGCtaaaatgatgattttggCATCATTTGAAAGCTCTCAATAagaggattccaatgagctCTTAATCGTCTTTCTATGATCACTGGATGGTGAGTTATTACGTGAAAACAATTCTgaccaattaaaaaagaattgaaaattgGAACTGTTCGgagcttttttattattcaatgttTTGATCATTGAAATGATCAATGCACTAGTATTATTGGtttaattatcaatatatacAGATCACGATACAAAGTTGTTAGCAATCAGATGATCTAAATTTCATAGTGTTATTTATTGTGATTGGCCGTTGTAATAATAAGTtgtattccaaaaaaggaaggaaGTAGGTCCTAGGCTCAATTGCCGATCGTATCTTCctgataatttcattaaccgTATCAGGTATATCACGCGTTTCACGTTAcacaattcaatttatttatttatgcagGAAGGTTATTTTTCTTAGTTATTTAGTTTcacgtaaaaaaataaacaaattatatgtgttttataaatttataaaattttatatgaggACATTATGTAGACTTTATAAGAAATACAATGCCAGGTTTGTGTCTTATCGGGATTCTATCGTCAGGTTCCCTTTTTCATTTTAGTAAATATAGTAcatttaatgatattgattTCGTAATTCATTTCAATAACTTGAATTATTAGTGCTATCATGTATGATTGACACTAGCATGTCCATTGTAATGCCGGAATTTACCTAGTATAgggcgcagtattatatttagtttagatacttagaaaattttgattttatttatttgttgcGGTCCGCGATGACCTTAAACTATGATGAACGTCCATgcacttatttttatttagttttatttgtttgagTAAAGGGGTATGTATATCACTGTTAAGATGACAATAGTAAAAAGATCGACAAAGGAAAGTGATTGTGACAAAGGAATTGTAGATCAGATAATACAATGAACTTCGGAATTGAATGATGCCGGACATcaagaatttttgaattaataataagaagttgattttgataattatgaaatttaggAGAATTACAAGTGATCAATAAGAATTTATAAAGGGAAATCGATAAtgaagtattaaaattaattttaatttggaaTATCTAAATCGAGTAATACAGGATACGGAACTACGTGGGAacttaaaaagtataaaaagtgaatattTTGGAATTAAAAGAGGCttagtattttattagaatatggAGAAATAAtcgataaatattaataagtggtaaaattagtaatattttaatgtttatgTCACTTTGATATTATGTTGTTAATGAATTTATGTGAAATGATATACGAGAATTATGGATACTTAGGGGGAATTATCGCAGTTCGAAAGTTATATTTAGGATTTTGGAAAtgttattaatgaatttatgaaAGGTGCTATACGGGAAATTATGTTACTTAAGGGAAACTATCGAAGTTCGGAATtgtaaattatgaataatgtGAATTTAGTAATGATAAAGGAATTTGGGATTaaggaatattaattttattagtttattttaggtttatcttatattttatttagcaCCAGGCATGAACTCgggataattttgattattttgtatattttgttattatgaataaagttAACAATGTTCAATGACGTGGTGGCAAACGTGCGTAAGCATGGGCGTGTAATTACaccatataaatttattttatttgaattctGATAGTTATTAACTTTCCTTCCTTTGCTAACCGAAAATGAAgaataaatactaataaaaataaacagtATTACTAAATGATGTAAGTTGAAATGATTCATCTGATTACGGCACACTTTGCcgaaagccatttcgccgaaaatgATAGACATGATAgcgattattattttataaaaatattaattgcgcaatggaaataaaaattttttattattcatttatcaaATTACATCAGGaatcttaataaatattccGAATATACAAATGacaaatgtataaaataaaacttagaCGTGAAAATCCTAAAGTTCCTCTTATAGAACATACTGAAAACCATCACACcgttaaatatatattaaatggaTGATACACAAGCGTATataacatttcattttttagtttctatttatattcttttgcCACGTCacctatttttaaaaattaaataaatgttcaaacaaaaaattctttttatttttgagtGTCTTTTCTTCTATGATAATATCactttaatattcaagtaactgatattaattgttacgtaataaataaataactttattttactgAACACGTTTAAATATTCACGAATAGCAATTATATTTGTGTTATAGTCTTCTAATAACATATAATACTTGTATgcacaaaatatttatataatatgtatttatatatatagttttttttaaaaaaaaacaaaactttcttcaattaattaaaaaatcaaaaacttcAAAATCATATAGGCTAATGTTCAAATCTATTTCTGATCATGAAATTTACCAATATAAGACTTCTTTCTATTCGGTGAAACggctttcggcgaaatgtccgGATGAAATGGAAATGagaatttagtattatttactATAGAATCATTTTGGAAAATGATGTTAGTTGATTTATCATTAACCTATTacgttatattttttttaaagtaaatatgATAAACACGCTTTAATTACATGCTTTTCATATGTATAATGGATGATGTCTGCTGACCCTAACGCTGTCCGCTTGGTCACGTGTTCGTGCATAACTCCGCATAACTTTGCCAAACCTGACTGGAAAATGTCCTGTCGGGAAGAGAAATCGTGCCGCATCCGATCACTTTCTTTCAGACTTagaattatttcctttttaaattcaagtgcaatgaatattaaattaaaaataatataattttgacgaGAGTTCTTTTTGTTTCATATAATGAAAGGTAAAATCATTTCTGATCAGTAGATCAGTCCATAATAAACCCATTTTGgtataattagttattaaggggtaaaatttcaaaaagtgTTGAATATAGGTTTGAGTTTTAGCATTATTTACTCATATCCATTCGTAATATTCGTAATATTTCAGTTCTATCCAAACAGGGATCTCTAAACatgttattaaattatacaaataatggATGCCTAATATGAATatgataatctttttcttataCTCTCAATtctaaaatgtataaataaactaacAGAATCACAACTTCCCAtgatagttatttttttttctaatttcattATACAAACAACTCATTAATCATGAAACttatagtttttattattgtattatttcttATGTTCTTCAAAACTTTTGCTTTTGTAACTTACGGCGATTGTGATAGTAAgctatctaaaaaaaaacttttctttatttattcaagatagctaatttaataattaattctttttttttatacttacgctattctattataataaaaagatgatGGAAGTATTGTATCAGAAATTATATTTCCGGCTGCAGGGGTGGTCCGATTACAATTAGTTCAGCCAGATAAAAGAGATGATCCTAATCTTTACCCATGTTGTTTGCAACAGGGCGTAATGTTACttgaaaattatatgatttataaagatGATGGCTCAAAAGATCCACTTTTTACTTTTGTGGGAGATCGTACATGGGTAAATGGGTACGATGGGAGTAATATCTTACAAAAAGATGATGATTGTGATAGGAGTAGTTTTAAATGTGATCAACTTTATGAAGGAGACTACGCATATACACGATTTGACAATTTTGATGCTTCAAAATTAACTCCGGGAGATGCAATTATAGTGTCAATGACTACATATTCTCATTGTTATTATGCCTCTGAAACAATTTGCGTAGGCTCTTGCAAGCCTTTATTCCATATGCATTATTGGCCACTACCCAattaatctttataaaattaggtgtatgattaattaatttaattttcgtGTTAAAAGGTTTGATTACAAtgtattatcatcatttttgatatcctgattcttttttatcgcaacgaaatatgaaaattattataaaaacatatatatatatatatatatcaataaattataggCTTTTTATtcatccaattaaaatttcatacatAAGCATTGTAAAAATCTAcaaatctaaaatatttaaggtCGGATAAGTGATACCAACTTAATTGATGAgttttaacataattataattaaggCAAAAAACCAACTTTCTTGAAATCCCATGTAAGAAACGCAGTTTTGGAATATTCGAGGTATACATGTTGCCGAAACTCAGCAATTACGGCATAATTTCAGGTTTCAGTTTCGTCCAGTCATTCCCGAAAGTCGAAATTCAGGCCGAAATTGTCTGGCCAGCACTATACATTTTGGCctacattataaattttgtgtagCCTATTCTATGTCACGTGATTTACAACTCTGGCAAATTTGCCCAgaattaccaaataatttcGGCCATGTTTAAATTTCGGCTTCGGCCATATTTTCGGAAAATTTCGGCAACATGTATGATTCGAGGCGATGCTCCGATTGTTACAcgaattacaaatttaatcagttttttgcaaataaacctaagtaaataataaataattacggcatgtaaaataatattttgaagatATTTAACATGGCTTTAGACACTTTCACTTACGTGAATAAAAAATAGAGCCGTGTGAAGCTTACATTATGTAGCCAATACAGTAATAATGGAAATGAATTATTTGTCATTTTTATTCAGTAACCTTTACACTCTTAGGTAACGTTTGGTATTCCACGGCTCTTATCCAAGGAGTCTTCGAAAGATTCAAAGTTATTGGTAATTTAGTCGAATTGCCTAGGTTACTTTTTTGTGAAATCTTATCTTACAAAGCACCCTGCGGTAGTTACTATGGCACTTTGGTAACACATACGGGTTAATCGGGGTTATGTCAATTTATGACAATACCAAATTATCGTTTGATAAATCACAGATAAAGCATGTGATATTTATCCAATATTTATACATTACACGAGACTTGTCGAGCGAAGAAATTTTGCGCCTTGAAGGCTCCTTCCAAAgcgaattttttgaaaaaataaaataataataataataataataataaaattaattaattcgaTTGGTTTTGATACGAAATCTCGAAAATCATTTGAACGATATAATGACTTGTCGGGAGTTGAGATTTTGGATTGTCGAGATTTTGTTGTCAATCTTGTGTTAGTCGTGCAAGTGGCTGTCAAGATTTTGATCAGATATCAATtcgattaatattaaatccaatttgtagtaatattatatctttaaatttaactcAAATACTCAATATAGAAAGCTtttaattaagtataattccacttgatttaaataaataaaataataaggatgttaaaaatatacaaaattttttcttgaaatttcatgtacgttcataatattaccaataatattttcaaatgttTCAAATGATTTCATCTTGTCATTAAAGGTCCGAATTTTTCAACATAACTGACGatcaacaataattttttgattcatgGTTTTATGTGACATAGATGTTCGATCGATCGTTCCGACCAGTAGATTTTTTAGGTAATAGCTTagagaattttatataattttttatcaaactaATAAACGAGGAACTGGTCAATTATGTTTATCGCAACTACTGTATTACACTATCACATACACATATCACAAATCATATAACACAAATTAATCTATTATTtgctattttttatataatcactttattataatttcattgaTAATCAATCTTGTTCCcctaagaaaattaataattacttattaataCTTTCATAGCTAATGGTGagattttttggattttttattcaatttataattccAAGCATTATACCAAAGATGTTGGTTTGGTACCATTGGAATATCTCCTTTAACTTTCAATGTATTGATCCAATTTTTAAGTGGTGTCTCACCATTATGTTTTAAAGTTGGTTTCAAATAATCCAatacatatttaaataataaatcaccAGTAAGATCAGGGATTTCAAGTAAACTAGCAACATAATCAGCTGATTTAGCTTCAACACATCTTGATTTCCAAACATCTTGTCCTACTCCCCAACTACTACCACTACTTGCGTCAATTGCAAGTACAAATGTATTCTTAGAggtaagatttaaaaattttgaacagTAACTTTCATAATAAGGATGAATGTTCAATGGatctataaatgaaaaattagacaaatttctgaaataaaaattgaaatgtgGTTTATGATTAGCAtcaatttattgtaaaaataatataattattcttgATAAATAGAAAGcatacctttttttattattttcatcaacacttaaattaaataattgtttaaatactaagtaagtataaataaataaaatacataaaataaaaaaataatttattaataaattctaccTTAAGATTTCCATGTCATTAGTAGGTAAGATTACAACAGATGCTGTCCAATCAGCAGATGGAGTGCAAACTTCCTCAGTGATAGATATACACACAGTTGTAATAATAGCTGTTACTGATATGTCATCATTTACAGGAGAAGTAATCTTAATTCCAGTTCTTTCAATTTCAACTTCAGAACCACGATTATCAATCTCAAATTCATcaaatgaagaaattgttTTGGTATATGGACGAATAGACTCAAAAATAGCTTGAGTTTCTGGATCAAGTAATATTATATCTggctttttttgttttataggAAATTtctcaattatattattagcaattgataataaatctttatcaaGGTTTGAAAGTCGAGGATAATTATCAATTGCAAATTTACGATACCAGCCTTTAGTTAATGTAGTACAGATCCTAACAAGTGCCGATTTATAAGAATTTTCTTGATTATTGGAGATCATTGGAATAAGATATCTTTCAAGTGCAATAGCCATTGCTTCTTCTTTAacacaattaatttttgtttgatagtcaagtttttcaaaaagtgatttttttatccACGCTTTAgactatattttaattatttaattaagcaattagtttttgaataaaattttaattaaaacacaataatctttattaagtTCCTTAAACTTTATACCTGGTCATCCTTTAAGCCTTGGTAAATCGGATGATCGCCATATTTAACGAGTTCATGTAAATCATCATGAGGAACACGTGTTTGTACAAAAAGATTATCTTCATTTTCTAAGAAATCTTCATTGGACATATTTAAATTGATATGTGCACCTGGATTACCTCGTATAATTTCAGTTTCTTTAATACGAGTTTTCAACATAAGTTCAATTAATTCATCACGTTGTGGACTACATAGTGGTTGAATTGgtgaaactttattataatctaataaaattctcaaCCAATGTAAATCtgagatatttttataaaaatcttctgGCCAATAAATATGAGATGTTTTCAAAGCTTCAAGGATTTTCAATGGAGCAAcaatacataaataatttgacaaTAATGGAAGTATTGTTTTATCTTCAATATTACGACATAATTCTAAAATCATTAGAGCACTTATTTTTGGTTTAGGATCATCAAACatttcaaattcaattttattgatttcatcatcatcttgtGTATTGCCcttattatcatcatccttattattttcagaattttcagaatcatcatcattattattttcagaattctcagaatcatcatcaaaattatatctCTTAAAATAACGTCTGTAACGTCTGTAATATTGATCATCATCCTTATCActttcatcttcatcatcactCTCTTCTTTATTCAAActcataattaatttcatgtTCCTGAGATCCACTTTCTCAGAGACAAGTTCAATATCAAAACTAATAGATTTTTCATCTGTAGATTGATCAATATACTCTCCAACAAGTTTTAGACCACCTCCTggataatgaattaattttatttttctaaaagttGCAATAGATTCttcaactttattaataaataaagttgtttGTGAAGGAGTTGCCACCAAATCCCAATCATTAGGTTCACGGAAAGAAGAATTATGCCATTTTGTAGCACGTGACCCAATAAGAACAGGATAACCTATAAGAGGAGTGTTATCTTCATTCTTggcaatattatttaaaatagttaatatttttttacaattatcagCAAGGATTATTTGAGGGTTactcattgtttttttttttttgaagaaaaagtaaattttgagaaaaagtaaaatttgtagtgatttaaaataaaggaaaaactGAAGTTGTTAGaccttgaaaaaaaaaataagattatgaaatatataaaaaaatttagattgaTAATCGATGACTTGTAATATgcaattaatttgattttaatctCTCATAATAGTCATATTGATAAGATTTTAATCATGCCATATTTGGATGCAATCAGTCTAAATTGTACAAGTGAAACATAACTAATTCAGTCATACTTGAGATAATTTTTGTCATGGTATTAGATTCTAACCAAAAATGTAgaagtttataataataaaattttgatttgaaaCAAGTTATCagtactttattttttttttcatagtatTTTATTgaacatatttatatattatatggtagaaaaaaattaaaattactccataatgattaaataattgtatGAAAAATGAGATTAGCATAAATATGtcgtaatatttct is part of the Rhizophagus irregularis chromosome 2, complete sequence genome and harbors:
- a CDS encoding uncharacterized protein (SECRETED:cutsite_TFA-FV; SECRETED:prob_0.7607); SECRETED:SignalP(1-19): MKLIVFIIVLFLMFFKTFAFVTYGDCDNDGSIVSEIIFPAAGVVRLQLVQPDKRDDPNLYPCCLQQGVMLLENYMIYKDDGSKDPLFTFVGDRTWVNGYDGSNILQKDDDCDRSSFKCDQLYEGDYAYTRFDNFDASKLTPGDAIIVSMTTYSHCYYASETICVGSCKPLFHMHYWPLPN